A genomic segment from Malus domestica chromosome 05, GDT2T_hap1 encodes:
- the LOC103435727 gene encoding rab GTPase-activating protein 22 isoform X2: MALFFMKKASTAELDAFYPIKPECQVDIPKTRFRLRAGKTLSERRWHAAFSEDGHLDIAKVLRRIQRGGVHPAIKGVVWEFLLGCFDPNSTFDERNQLRQRRREQYNRLKAECQKMVPVIGSGKFITTPIITDDGQPTEESENGNMTGAANHASSDKKVIQWKLFLHQIGLDVVRTDRALVFYESQANQAKLWDILSIYAWVDNDIGYVQGMNDICSPMVILIENEADAYWCFERAMRRLRENFRCSASSIGVQSQLGTLSQVIKTIDPKLHQHLEDLDGGEYLFAFRMLMVLFRREFSFVDALYLWELMWAMEYNPNIFSSYEGPSGGATPPNVNDKELKQYGKFERNIVKTGYTEQHGALSVFLVASVLETKNKQLLKEAKGLDDVVSILGGITGNLDARKACNEALRIHKKYLKTVKS; the protein is encoded by the exons ATGGCGTTGTTTTTTATGAAGAAAGCTTCAACAGCTGAGTTAGATGCTTTCTATCCTATTAAACCAGAATGCCAAGTTGACATCCCGAAGACGCGCTTTAGGCTCAGG GCGGGGAAAACTCTTAGTGAAAGAAGATGGCATGCTGCCTTCTCTGAAGATGGTCATTTGGATATAGCTAAAGTGCTTAGACGAATCCAACGAGGG GGTGTCCATCCTGCAATCAAGGGTGTAGTTTGGGAGTTCTTGTTAGGTTGCTTTGATCCAAATAGCACCTTCGATGAACGAAATCAGCTCAGGCAGCGCCGGAG GGAGCAGTATAACAGATTGAAAGCTGAATGCCAGAAGATGGTTCCAGTTATTGGCAGTGGAAAATTTATTACAACGCCAATCATCACAGACGATGGCCAACCAACAGAAGAATCAGAAAATGGCAATATGACAGGGGCTGCAAACCATGCTTCTTCAGACAAGAAAGTGATTCAGTGGAAGCTTTTTTTGCATCAAATTG GTTTGGATGTTGTTCGCACCGATCGAGCACTTGTCTTTTATGAAAGTCAAGCTAATCAGGCAAAACTTTGGGACATTCTTTCAATTTATGCTTGGGTGGACAATGATATTGGTTATGTTCAAG GAATGAATGATATATGCTCGCCAATGGTAATTCTTATTGAAAATGAAGCAGATGCCTATTGGTGTTTCGAACGTGCTATGCGAAGGCTG CGAGAAAATTTTAGGTGCAGTGCGAGTTCGATAGGGGTGCAATCTCAGCTGGGTACACTCTCCCAAGTAATCAAAACTATTGATCCTAAACTTCATCAGCACCTTG AGGATCTAGATGGCGGGGAGTATTTATTTGCTTTTCGCATGCTAATGGTCCTGTTCCGAAGAGAGTTTTCCTTTGTGGATGCACTGTATCTTTGGGAG CTGATGTGGGCCATGGAATACAACCCAAACATTTTCTCATCATATGAAGGTCCGAGTGGGGGTGCTACACCACCAAATGTAAATGACAAAGAACTAAAGCAATATGGCAAGTTCGAGAGAAACATTGTGAAGACGGGATACACAGAACAACATGGTGCACTTTCCGTCTTTCTTGTTGCAAGTGTTCTTGAAACCAAAAATAAGCAACTTTTAAAGGAGGCTAAGGGTCTAGATGATGTTGTctcg ATCTTAGGTGGCATAACCGGAAATCTGGATGCTAGAAAGGCATGTAATGAGGCATTGAGAATTCACAAAAAGTACCTGAAG ACCGTAAAGTCATAG
- the LOC103435727 gene encoding rab GTPase-activating protein 22 isoform X1 yields the protein MALFFMKKASTAELDAFYPIKPECQVDIPKTRFRLRAGKTLSERRWHAAFSEDGHLDIAKVLRRIQRGGVHPAIKGVVWEFLLGCFDPNSTFDERNQLRQRRREQYNRLKAECQKMVPVIGSGKFITTPIITDDGQPTEESENGNMTGAANHASSDKKVIQWKLFLHQIGLDVVRTDRALVFYESQANQAKLWDILSIYAWVDNDIGYVQGMNDICSPMVILIENEADAYWCFERAMRRLRENFRCSASSIGVQSQLGTLSQVIKTIDPKLHQHLEDLDGGEYLFAFRMLMVLFRREFSFVDALYLWELMWAMEYNPNIFSSYEGPSGGATPPNVNDKELKQYGKFERNIVKTGYTEQHGALSVFLVASVLETKNKQLLKEAKGLDDVVSILGGITGNLDARKACNEALRIHKKYLKIKKTQK from the exons ATGGCGTTGTTTTTTATGAAGAAAGCTTCAACAGCTGAGTTAGATGCTTTCTATCCTATTAAACCAGAATGCCAAGTTGACATCCCGAAGACGCGCTTTAGGCTCAGG GCGGGGAAAACTCTTAGTGAAAGAAGATGGCATGCTGCCTTCTCTGAAGATGGTCATTTGGATATAGCTAAAGTGCTTAGACGAATCCAACGAGGG GGTGTCCATCCTGCAATCAAGGGTGTAGTTTGGGAGTTCTTGTTAGGTTGCTTTGATCCAAATAGCACCTTCGATGAACGAAATCAGCTCAGGCAGCGCCGGAG GGAGCAGTATAACAGATTGAAAGCTGAATGCCAGAAGATGGTTCCAGTTATTGGCAGTGGAAAATTTATTACAACGCCAATCATCACAGACGATGGCCAACCAACAGAAGAATCAGAAAATGGCAATATGACAGGGGCTGCAAACCATGCTTCTTCAGACAAGAAAGTGATTCAGTGGAAGCTTTTTTTGCATCAAATTG GTTTGGATGTTGTTCGCACCGATCGAGCACTTGTCTTTTATGAAAGTCAAGCTAATCAGGCAAAACTTTGGGACATTCTTTCAATTTATGCTTGGGTGGACAATGATATTGGTTATGTTCAAG GAATGAATGATATATGCTCGCCAATGGTAATTCTTATTGAAAATGAAGCAGATGCCTATTGGTGTTTCGAACGTGCTATGCGAAGGCTG CGAGAAAATTTTAGGTGCAGTGCGAGTTCGATAGGGGTGCAATCTCAGCTGGGTACACTCTCCCAAGTAATCAAAACTATTGATCCTAAACTTCATCAGCACCTTG AGGATCTAGATGGCGGGGAGTATTTATTTGCTTTTCGCATGCTAATGGTCCTGTTCCGAAGAGAGTTTTCCTTTGTGGATGCACTGTATCTTTGGGAG CTGATGTGGGCCATGGAATACAACCCAAACATTTTCTCATCATATGAAGGTCCGAGTGGGGGTGCTACACCACCAAATGTAAATGACAAAGAACTAAAGCAATATGGCAAGTTCGAGAGAAACATTGTGAAGACGGGATACACAGAACAACATGGTGCACTTTCCGTCTTTCTTGTTGCAAGTGTTCTTGAAACCAAAAATAAGCAACTTTTAAAGGAGGCTAAGGGTCTAGATGATGTTGTctcg ATCTTAGGTGGCATAACCGGAAATCTGGATGCTAGAAAGGCATGTAATGAGGCATTGAGAATTCACAAAAAGTACCTGAAG ataaagaaaacacaaaaataa
- the LOC103435917 gene encoding scarecrow-like protein 23, protein MADGTVHIIQSHQPWINYPNPNVNGFQNNPNSDPKPVENRFINLERSELSLWVEHISKQLIDDLPEPATAANTAANDTLQTSEDYFVPSSLSTDLNSPRKVPRRSYGEHELHELQRGNELQLLADNNNVRARGGNDMSKLDEHGLTLITLLFECAVAISVDNLPEAHRMLLELTQMASPYGPSCAERVVAYFAKAMASRVINSWLGISSPLVNYKSVHGAFQVFNTISPFIKFAHFTSNQAILEAFHHHDMVHILDLDIMQGLQWPALFHILATRMEGPPHVRMTGMGTSSEILLETGKQLSSFARRLGLSFEFHPIVRKVGEVDASMVQVRRGETLAVHWLQHSLYDATGPDWKAMRFIEELAPRIITLVEQDMSHSGSFLDRFVGSLHYYSTMFDSLESYLPSDNPNRHKVEHCLFYREINNILAIGGPARSGEDKFRQWRSELGARSEFMQVGMSGNSMAQAQLILNMFPPTHGYSLVQGDGTIRLGWKDTSLYVASAWTCSHASKI, encoded by the exons ATGGCTGATGGGACTGTGCATATAATCCAATCCCACCAACCTTGGATTAATTACCCCAACCCTAATGTCAATGGCTTCCAAAATAATCCCAACTCCGATCCCAAGCCCGTCGAGAACCGGTTTATAAACTTGGAGAGGAGTGAACTATCTCTGTGGGTGGAGCACATATCAAAACAGCTCATCGACGACTTGCCAGAACCCGCCACAGCCGCCAACACCGCCGCCAATGACACGTTACAGACGTCTGAGGACTATTTTGTCCCGTCAtcactttccacagacttaaatAGTCCGAGGAAAGTCCCACGGAGAAGCTATGGTGAGCATGAGCTTCATGAGCTCCAGCGGGGCAATGAGCTTCAACTCCTTGCAGATAATAATAACGTAAGAGCAAGAGGAGGGAATGATATGAGTAAGCTCGATGAGCATGGCTTAACCCTAATCACCCTTCTCTTCGAATGCGCAGTTGCCATCTCCGTTGACAACCTCCCCGAGGCCCATCGGATGCTCCTCGAGCTAACCCAAATGGCCTCTCCGTACGGGCCATCATGCGCTGAGCGCGTGGTGGCCTATTTCGCCAAGGCCATGGCTAGTAGGGTTATCAACTCATGGTTAGGCATTTCCTCTCCATTGGTCAACTACAAAAGCGTTCATGGTGCTTTTCAAGTCTTCAACACCATCTCCCCTTTCATCAAATTTGCCCACTTCACTTCCAACCAAGCCATCCTCGAGGCCTTTCACCACCACGATATGGTTCACATTCTTGACCTCGACATCATGCAG GGTTTGCAATGGCCAGCCTTGTTTCACATTCTCGCCACACGCATGGAGGGTCCTCCACATGTGAGAATGACCGGCATGGGCACATCATCGGAAATCCTGCTGGAGACCGGAAAGCAACTCTCAAGTTTTGCAAGGAGACTCGGACTGTCATTCGAATTTCATCCAATTGTCAGGAAAGTTGGTGAGGTAGATGCTTCCATGGTCCAAGTACGGCGAGGGGAGACCCTCGCCGTGCACTGGCTGCAACACTCGCTGTACGATGCAACTGGCCCCGATTGGAAAGCGATGAGATTCATTGAAGAATTAGCACCAAGGATTATCACGCTAGTAGAGCAAGACATGTCACATAGTGGCTCATTTTTGGACCGTTTTGTTGGGTCGTTACATTACTACTCGACGATGTTCGATTCACTAGAATCATACTTGCCTAGTGACAACCCTAACCGGCACAAGGTGGAGCACTGCCTGTTTTATAGAGAAATCAACAACATATTGGCGATTGGAGGGCCGGCGAGAAGCGGTGAAGACAAGTTCCGGCAGTGGAGAAGTGAGCTTGGGGCCAGAAGTGAGTTCATGCAAGTAGGGATGAGTGGGAATTCAATGGCACAAGCACAGTTGATATTAAATATGTTCCCTCCTACACATGGGTATAGCCTTGTGCAAGGAGATGGCACTATTAGGCTTGGGTGGAAGGATACTAGTTTGTATGTTGCTTCTGCATGGACATGCTCTCATGCTTCTAAGATATAA
- the LOC103435728 gene encoding uncharacterized protein — MEGRTEEDVSPSAAYNTQKREKVRERERGERVYLGFSRIAPAASFTRWLGIEKFTLRVWHGGGLHCEQEEMDSARSWLSKLQPREKLRSSTRRKEPCAGGDGGGEESNMDEEALSNVTKQKAAAAKQYIENHYKEQMKNLQERKERRNMLEKKLADADVSEEDQNNLLKFLEKKETEYMRLQRHKMGVDDFELLTMIGKGAFGEVRVCREKTSGSVYAMKKLKKSEMLRRGQVEHVKAERNLLAEVDSNCIVKLYCSFQDDDYLYLIMEYLPGGDMMTLLMRKDILTEEEARFYVAETVLAIESIHKHNYIHRDIKPDNLLLDRYGHLRLSDFGLCKPLDCSTIREDFSVAPNANGAAQNDERPAAPKRTQQEQLQHWQKNRRMLAYSTVGTPDYIAPEVLLKKGYGMECDWWSLGAIMYEMLVGYPPFYSDDPMSTCRKIVNWKTHLKFPEEARLSPEAKDLISKLLCNVNQRLGTNGADEIKVHPWFNGTEWEKLYQMDAAFIPEVNDDLDTQNFEKFDEADNQTQSSSKTGPWRKMLSSKDINFVGYTYKNFEIVNDYQVPGMASLKKKSTKSKRPSIKALFDEESETLETSDSGSQHVQGSFLNLLPPQLEAPQNREDSS; from the exons ATGGAGGGAAGAACAGAAGAAGATGTGTCTCCCTCTGCTGCCTACAACAcacagaagagagagaaagtgagagagagagagagaggggagagagtttatttagggttttcgcGGATCGCACCCGCCGCTAGTTTTACGCG ATGGCTGGGGATTGAGAAATTCACGTTGCGAGTTTGGCATGGTGGTGGGCTGCATTGCGAGCAGGAGGAAATGGATTCGGCACGGAGTTGGCTGTCGAAGCTTCAGCCGCGTGAAAAGCTGAGGAGCTCGACGAGGAGGAAGGAGCCGTGCGCCGGCGGCGATGGAGGCGGAGAAGAGTCGAATATGGATGAGGAGGCGCTTTCCAATGTCACGAAGCAGAAGGCTGCGGCGGCGAAGCAGTATATTGAGAACCATTACAAGGAGCAAATGAAGAATCTCCAGGAGCGGAAGGAACG ACGAAACATGTTAGAGAAAAAGTTGGCTGATGCCGACGTCTCTGAGGAAGATCAAAACAACCTTCTCAAGTTTCTTGAGAAGAAAGAAACCGAATACATGCGCCTTCAGAGGCATAAAATGGGTGTTGATGATTTCGAGCTGTTGACTATGATCGGCAAGGGCGCATTTGGTGAG GTTCGTGTATGCAGGGAAAAGACGTCTGGTTCTGTATATGCCATGAAAAAGCTTAAGAAATCAGAGATGCTTCGTAGAGGCCAG gtAGAGCATGTCAAAGCGGAAAGGAACTTACTTGCTGAGGTGGACAGCAATTGCATTGTCAAGCTGTACTGTTCATTTCAAGATGATGACTATCTTTATCTTATAATGGAATACTTACCTGGAGGAGATATGATGACATTACTCATGAGAAAGGATATTTTGACTGAAGAGGAAGCTAGATTTTATGTTGCCGAAACAGTTTTGGCGATTGAGTCTATCCATAAACACAATTACATTCATAG GGATATTAAGCCTGACAATTTGCTACTCGATAGATATGGACACTTGAGACTGTCAGATTTTGGGTTGTGTAAACCTTTAGACTGCAGTACAATCCGAGAAGACTTTTCGGTTGCACCCAACGCGAATGGTGCTGCACAGAATGATGAACGTCCTGCAGCTCCAAAACGAACACAACAAGAGCAACTGCAACATTGGCAGAAGAATAGGAGAATGCTT GCTTATTCCACTGTTGGTACACCTGACTATATTGCTCCAGAAGTTCTGTTAAAAAAAGGTTATGGGATGGAATGTGATTG GTGGTCACTTGGTGCTATTATGTATGAAATGCTTGTGGGTTACCCCCCCTTCTATTCTGATGATCCAATGTCAACATGCAGGAAG ATTGTAAACTGGAAAACGCATTTGAAATTTCCAGAAGAAGCAAGGCTGTCTCCAGAAGCGAAAGATCTTATTAGTAAACTCTTGTGTAATGTCAACCAGAGGTTGGGAACAAATGGCGCAGATGAAATAAAG GTTCATCCTTGGTTCAATGGGACTGAATGGGAAAAGCTTTACCAAATGGATGCTGCATTTATTCCTGAGGTCAATGATGATTTGGAtactcaaaattttgaaaagtttgATGAG GCTGACAATCAAACTCAGAGTTCATCCAAAACTGGTCCCTGGAGAAAG ATGCTCTCCTCCAAGGACATTAATTTTGTTGGCTATACATATAAGAACTTCGAAATTGTTAATGATTATCAAGTGCCTGGGATGG CCTCGTTGAAGAAGAAAAGCACCAAATCGAAAAGACCATCTATTAAAGCACTTTTTG ATGAAGAGTCAGAAACGTTGGAGACATCCGATAGTGGTAGTCAACATGTGCAAGGGAGCTTTTTGAACCTCTTGCCTCCCCAATTAGAAGCACCTCAAAACCGGGAGGACTCTTCCTGA
- the LOC103435729 gene encoding ABC transporter I family member 19-like produces MAEEASSGIRVQGMQFAYDAQPPLFCDFSLEITPGSRCLLIGANGSGKTTLLKILAGKQMVGGRDVVRVLNCSAFHDTHLVCSGDLAYLGGSWTKTVGSAGELPLQGDFSAEHMIFGVEGTDPVRRDKLIELLDIDLRWRMHKVSDGQRRRVQICMGLLHPFKVLLLDEVTVDLDVVARMDLLDFFKEECEQRGATIVYATHIFDGLETWATHLAYIQDGELKRAEKLSEVNELKSSVNLLSVVESWLRAETKSDKKKSSNPPAQIKKTSPFASSAFTSSRHMAYYR; encoded by the exons ATGGCGGAAGAAGCATCGAGCGGCATCAGAGTCCAGGGCATGCAATTTGCGTACGACGCGCAGCCCCCGCTCTTCTGCGATTTCAGCCTCGAGATAACCCCTGGATCCCGATGCCTTCTCATCGGCGCCAATGGATCTG GTAAGACCACGTTGCTGAAGATTCTAGCTGGGAAGCAGATGGTGGGAGGGAGAGATGTGGTGCGGGTGTTGAATTGTTCAGCTTTTCATGACACGCATTTGGTTTGCAGTGGCGATTTGGCTTACTTGGGTGGCTCTTGGACCAAAACTGTTGGCTCTGCT GGAGAACTTCCCTTGCAGGGAGATTTCTCAGCTGAGCATATGATTTTTGGAG TCGAAGGGACTGATCCTGTTAGGAGGGATAAGTTGATTGAGCTGCTTGATATAGACCTTCGGTGGAGAATGCATAAAGTATCTGACGGGCAACGGCGTCGAGTCCAAATCTGCATGGGACTTCTTCATCCCTTTAAG GTTCTCTTGCTTGATGAGGTAACAGTTGACTTGGATGTCGTTGCTAGGATGGACTTACTAGATTTCTTCAAGGAAGAATGTGAGCAG AGGGGAGCTACAATTGTATATGCAACCCATATCTTTGATGGGTTGGAGACATGGGCAACGCATCTGGCTTACATCCAAGATGGTGAGCTAAAGAGGGCTGAGAAGTTGTCGGAGGTTAATGAGTTGAAGAGTTCGGTCAATCTGCTCTCTGTTGTTGAATCCTGGCTCCGCGCTGAGACCAAGTCTGACAAAAAGAAATCCTCAAATCCCCCTGCCCAAATTAAAAAGACCTCGCCTTTCGCCAGTTCTGCATTTACGTCATCAAGGCACATGGCGTATTACCGCTGA
- the LOC103435731 gene encoding protein CHROMATIN REMODELING 8, translated as MEEDEDAILLNSLKGATAANPEDIERDILSGVHNNGNGSNVSEVGGSNEEEERLEKSESIDPSVASGVKLYSKLRAVEFEIDAVESTVEPEQTRSEEGDRDGGDGAEAGNKADNLQHALATDRLRSLKKTKAQLEKELSDLGKGRPSKGIARDKVLLDIVKDKPAPKRKSKQVQISGKKLEKRIKTVSFDEDDDFDAVLDAASAGFVETERDELVRKGILTPFHKLKGFERGLQEQGPSRGRNIPAEGGRSDDFVSASVARAVQSLSDAAQARPATKLLDPEALPKLDPPTHPFKRLRKPLKIPQSLENGTQRNKSSGKKRKRPLPDKRWRKRISLEENNLHESENTPSCEEENQDDVGDVDDDEYPHVTLEGGLKIPEYIFKQLFDYQKVGVQWLWELHCQRAGGIIGDEMGLGKTIQVLSFLGALHFSHMYKPSIIVCPVTLLRQWKREAKKWYPSFHVELLHDSAREPAIKKKGSKSDESDSDSEGSSDSDYERPESSKSTKKWDSLINRVLRSESGLLITTYEQLRIVGESLLDVDWGYAVLDEGHRIRNPNAEVTLVCKQLQTVHRIIMTGAPIQNKLTELWSLFDFVFPGKLGVLPIFEAEFAVPISVGGYANASPLQVSTAYRCAVVLRDLIMPYLLRRMKADVDAQLTKKTEHVIFCSLTDEQRSAYRAFLASSEVEQIMDGNRNSLYGIDVMRKICNHPDLLEREHCGQNPDYGNLERSGKLKVVSQVLKVWKDQGHRVLLFTQTQQMLDIIESYLVSDGYSYRRMDGLTPIKQRMALIDEFNNSSDVFVFILTTKVGGLGTNLTGANRVIIFDPDWNPSTDMQARERAWRIGQKRDVTIYRLITRGTIEEKVYHRQIYKHFLTNKILKNPQQRRFFKARDMKDLFTLSDDRENGSTETAHLFGQLSEDANVIGVQNEPDTQYSQRGSVQSTNGVVADNANNSEAGPSRRNGKEKADQSDGEVDEETNILRCLFDAQGIHSAMNHDVIMNAHDEEKMKLDEQASRVAQRAAEALRQSRMLRSRDGVSVPTWTGKSGMAGAPSAVRGKFGSTLNSQLVKNTKRSDEGPSNGTNGFVAGAPAGKALSSAELLAKIRGNQERAVEAGIEHQFNRAKSFDVGPSRTGHNLGGVQPEVVIRQICTFIQQRGGSTDSSSIVQHFKDRIPSRDLPLFKNLLKEIAKLEKNQNGAVWVLKPEFDRQ; from the exons ATGGAGGAAGACGAAGATGCAATTTTGCTCAACAGTTTGAAAGGGGCGACGGCGGCGAATCCCGAGGATATCGAGAGGGACATTCTATCAGGG GTACATAACAATGGCAATGGTAGTAATGTTAGTGAAGTTGGAGGGAGTAATGAGGAGGAGGAACGCCTTGAGAAATCCGAAAGTATTGATCCATCGGTTGCCAGTGGGGTCAAATTGTATAGCAAATTGAGGGCAGTcgagtttgaaattgatgccGTTGAGTCCACTGTTGAACCAGAACAAACGCGGAGTGAAGAGGGTGATCgtgatggtggtgatggtgcAGAGGCGGGAAATAAGGCAGATAACCTCCAGCATGCCCTGGCTACTGACCGGTTAAGAAGTCTAAAGAAAACAAAGGCGCAACTTGAGAAGGAGCTTTCGGATTTAGGCAAGGGAAGACCGTCCAAGGGTATTGCGCGTGACAAAGTCTTATTGGATATTGTCAAGGACAAGCCTGCACCCAAGAGGAAGTCGAAACAAGTTCAGATATCCGGAAAAAAGCtagagaaaaggatcaaaacgGTCTCatttgatgaggatgatgaCTTTGATGCTGTGTTGGATGCAGCATCTGCAGGCTTTGTTGAAACG GAAAGGGATGAATTAGTTAGGAAAGGAATTTTAACTCCTTTCCATAAGCTAAAGGGCTTTGAACGCGgccttcaagaacaagggccaTCTCGGGGGCGTAATATTCCTGCAGAAGGAGGCAGGAGTGATGATTTTGTTTCAGCCAGTGTTGCTAGAGCAGTGCAGTCACTTTCAGATGCTGCTCAAGCTCGCCCAGCTACCAAGTTGCTTGATCCAGAAGCTCTACCAAAGCTTGATCCACCCACTCATCCTTTTAAGAGGCTAAGGAAACCGCTTAAAATTCCTCAATCCCTAGAAAATGGTACACAGAGGAATAAAAGTTCAGGAAAGAAAAGGAAGCGTCCTTTGCCTGACAAAAGATGGAGAAAGCGCATTTCTCTTGAGGAAAATAATTTGCATGAAAGTG AAAACACTCCCAGCTGTGAAGAAGAAAACCAAGATGATGTTGGAGATGTAGATGATGATGAGTATCCGCATGTGACCCTAGAAGGGGGGCTGAAAATTCCGGAGTACATTTTTAAACAACTCTTTGACTATCAAAAGGTAGGGGTCCAGTGGCTATGGGAACTGCATTGCCAAAGGGCGGGCGGAATTATTGGAGATGAGATGGGTCTTGGTAAAACCATCCAGGTTCTGTCTTTCCTCGGTGCATTGCATTTCAGTCATATGTATAAACCAAGCATTATTGTCTGCCCAGTTACTCTTTTGCGCCAATGGAAAAGGGAGGCTAAAAAATGGTACCCGAGCTTTCATGTGGAGTTACTTCATGATTCAGCTCGGGAGCCtgctattaaaaaaaaaggatcaaAGTCTGATGAAAGTGATTCTGATAGTGAAGGTTCATCGGACAGTGATTATGAGAGACCAGAATCATCTAAAAGCACCAAAAAATGGGATTCCTTGATCAACCGTGTTTTGAGGTCGGAATCTGGGTTGCTAATTACAACTTATGAGCAACTCCGTATTGTAGGGGAAAGTTTGCTCGACGTTGATTGGGGTTATGCAGTTCTGGATGAAGGACACCGAATCAGGAACCCAAATGCAGAAGTTACTCTAGTTTGTAAGCAGTTACAAACAGTACATCGTATTATAATGACAGGTGCACCAATTCAGAACAAGCTGACTGAACTGTGGTCcttgtttgattttgttttcccTGGAAAGTTGGGGGTGTTGCCCATATTTGAGGCTGAGTTTGCAGTTCCCATATCTGTTGGTGGCTATGCGAATGCTTCACCATTACAAGTATCCACTGCATACAG GTGTGCTGTGGTTTTGCGAGACTTGATCATGCCGTATCTCCTCCGGCGCATGAAGGCTGATGTGGATGCGCAGCTGACTAAGAAGACTGAACATGTCATCTTTTGCAGCCTCACTGATGAGCAAAGATCTGCATATAGAGCATTTCTTGCTAGTTCTGAGGTGGAACAGATTATGGATGGTAATAGGAATTCGCTTTATGGAATTGATGTCATGCGCAAGATCTGCAACCACCCTGATCTGCTTGAGAGGGAACACTGCGGCCAGAATCCAGATTATGGGAATCTAGAACGCAGTGGGAAATTAAAAGTTGTTTCACAAGTGCTTAAAGTTTGGAAGGATCAAGGGCATCGTGTTCTTCTTTTTACACAAACTCAGCAAATGCTTGACATTATTGAAAGTTATCTGGTTTCTGATGGTTATAGTTACCGGAGGATGGATGGTCTTACTCCCATCAAACAGAGGATGGCCTTAATAGATGAATTTAACAACTCAAGTGATGTGTTTGTTTTCATTTTAACAACTAAAGTGGGTGGTTTAGGAACAAATCTGACAGGTGCAAACAGGGTGATCATCTTTGATCCCGACTGGAACCCTTCAACTGACATGCAG GCAAGAGAGCGGGCTTGGCGTATTGGTCAAAAGCGGGATGTAACCATATATAGATTGATAACCCGTGGAACCATAGAGGAGAAGGTATATCATAGACAAATTTACAAGCATTTCCTGACCAATAAGATATTGAAGAACCCACAACAGAGAAGGTTCTTTAAAGCTAGAGACATGAAGGATCTTTTCACTCTGAGTGATGACAGAGAGAATGGGTCTACCGAAACAGCTCATCTGTTCGGTCAATTATCTGAAGATGCCAACGTCATTGGTGTGCAGAATGAACCCGATACGCAATATTCTCAGAGAGGTTCTGTACAGTCTACCAATGGTGTTGTGGCTGACAATGCAAATAACTCAGAGGCTGGACCATCCAGGAGGAATGGGAAAGAAAAGGCTGACCAGAGTGACGGTGAAGTAGATGAAGAGACAAATATTTTGAGGTGCCTTTTTGACGCCCAAGGGATACAT AGTGCTATGAACCATGATGTAATCATGAATGCCCATGATGAagagaagatgaagcttgacgAGCAAGCTTCCCGAGTTGCACAAAGAGCAGCAGAAGCGTTGCGCCAGTCACGGATGCTTCGAAGCCGTGATGGCGTGTCTGTCCCCACATGGACTGGGAAATCAGGAATGGCAGGTGCACCATCAGCTGTCCGTGGGAAATTCGGGTCTACTCTGAACTCCCAGTTGGTCAAGAATACCAAACGGTCAGATGAAGGCCCCAGCAACGGCACAAACGGTTTCGTGGCTGGGGCTCCTGCTGGGAAGGCATTATCTTCTGCTGAATTACTGGCAAAAATTAGAGGAAACCAAGAAAGAGCTGTGGAAGCAGGAATTGAGCATCAGTTTAACCGAGCAAAATCCTTTGATGTTGGACCTTCTAGGACCGGCCACAACTTAGGCGGAGTGCAACCCGAAGTAGTGATTCGTCAGATCTGTACATTCATCCAACAAAGAGGCGGAAGTACGGATTCTTCAAGCATAGTGCAGCATTTTAAGGACAGAATACCATCAAGGGATCTTCCCTTGTTTAAGAATCTTTTGAAGGAAATAGCCAAACTGGAGAAAAACCAAAACGGAGCAGTTTGGGTTCTAAAGCCAGAGTTTGATCGTCAGTAA